From a single Candidatus Bathyarchaeota archaeon genomic region:
- a CDS encoding homoserine dehydrogenase, with protein sequence MRIILVGFGVVGQSLAKLFIKRELELSNVYGFRPRVVAIADKGGVAVNLKGLDLQRMLSVKAEKGTVAADEAYGKLGIPILDLIESLDAEALVEVSPTNIKDGEPALSYIKSAFKAGKNVVTSNKGPLALALPALTELAEHNQVYFRFSGSVGAGTPILEFAKRCLYGDKILSLKGILNGTTNYILTEMTERRIPFEEALQKARQLGYAEADPSMDVDGIDAACKLVILANWVMNKKVTLKDVNIKGIRGISMKHIEDAAKDNCTIKLIGSVNGKLEVKPEKIPKTSPLSVSGTLNAVTFYSEFAGEQTIIGRGAGGVETASAILRDLLDIKQELAAKLLA encoded by the coding sequence GTGCGCATAATTCTTGTCGGGTTCGGTGTTGTCGGGCAAAGTCTTGCCAAACTCTTCATTAAACGCGAGTTGGAACTATCTAATGTCTATGGATTTCGGCCAAGAGTTGTCGCTATTGCCGATAAAGGCGGTGTTGCCGTAAACCTGAAGGGTTTAGACTTGCAAAGGATGTTATCAGTAAAAGCGGAGAAGGGCACTGTAGCTGCTGATGAAGCGTACGGAAAATTGGGGATACCCATCTTAGACCTAATTGAGTCCTTGGACGCTGAGGCTCTCGTCGAGGTTTCACCAACCAACATCAAGGATGGAGAGCCAGCTCTTTCATACATAAAAAGCGCTTTTAAGGCTGGTAAAAATGTTGTAACTTCAAATAAGGGGCCGTTAGCTTTAGCCTTGCCCGCTCTTACAGAACTGGCTGAACATAATCAAGTTTATTTTAGGTTCAGCGGCTCCGTGGGCGCTGGGACTCCGATACTTGAATTCGCCAAAAGATGTTTATACGGTGACAAGATTCTATCGTTAAAGGGCATTCTTAACGGGACAACAAATTATATACTGACAGAAATGACTGAGCGGCGCATTCCCTTTGAAGAGGCTCTTCAGAAGGCTAGACAGCTTGGCTATGCTGAGGCTGACCCATCCATGGATGTTGACGGAATAGACGCTGCATGTAAGCTTGTGATTTTAGCTAACTGGGTTATGAACAAAAAAGTTACGTTAAAAGACGTAAACATTAAAGGCATTCGAGGCATTTCCATGAAACATATTGAAGACGCTGCAAAGGACAATTGCACAATTAAGTTAATAGGCTCAGTTAACGGAAAGTTAGAGGTTAAACCGGAGAAAATCCCTAAAACCAGCCCCTTATCCGTCAGCGGAACTCTTAACGCGGTGACTTTCTATTCAGAATTTGCAGGCGAACAGACCATCATTGGGCGAGGCGCTGGTGGAGTTGAAACCGCCAGTGCTATATTGCGGGACCTTCTAGATATAAAGCAAGAGCTTGCTGCAAAATTGCTTGCAT